The Xenopus laevis strain J_2021 chromosome 4L, Xenopus_laevis_v10.1, whole genome shotgun sequence genomic sequence gttTCACATAACCAGTACCTATTTATTTGGGTCTCCTTAACTAAGATGAAAGGTCTATGCTGGTTGAGAGCGGAAACTTACATATGAAACATATTCCTCTAGGTCTCAATTGTGGAATACCACAAGGATCAACATAGGGCCTAAtacttgtttttaataaaatccaCAAATGTTTATTGGCGATACATTTTTTTGAATGGCAAAGAGttgcaaaatacaaaagaatGAAGATTAAATGCATAGGAAGCTTAGTAACAGTGTGAGACTGCTGGTAATGCCAAAAGAGCAGTTGATCTTGGGAAGCAAGAATAATTAAAATCATATATAATTTATTGGCTAGACCACACCTTGAATACTTAATAGTATCTACTAAAGCTAAAACAAGGTCATTTGAAAGAATCCAATAACTGCCACCCATATTAATGCactagaagtgtgtgtgtgtgtgtgtgtatatatatatatatatatatatatatatatatatatatatatatatatatatatatatatatatatatatatatatatatatatatatatatatatatatatataaaacaagggaaagttgtgctcaccacaactttcccttgtttgttatagttattcaggagcagtgaccagctccatgttgtagctcccacccctcccagctatagtcaggtgatcacactggtgtctaataaaagggcagccaagtttgggagttttactttgaaagcagctagtaagttgcaggtaaaacttagtccctttgtaaaatgtataagcaattgaattcttaatgaatcagatgaaaattgagcataggactggccagatatgggatgactttgacgtagttggccagcttaaatatattgcaatatatggacaaacaatccctgtgttgtttaaagggtaaggcatttttcagtagcagtatgcacaaaatgtctctgtcttaaatatattgataatgggttgagtgcagaggacctcttgtatttgactatatatatatatatatatatatatatatatataatatttgtgtaAACAGTTACTTAAGAATTCTTGTATTAATGACAAGCTCTGTCTTTTTCTAGGCTTATGTCGTGTTGGGCCAGTTTCTTGTTTTGAAGAAGGATGAAGAGCTTTTCAAGGAGTGGCTGAAGGATATCTGTTCAGCCAATGCCAAGCAGTCTAGAGACTGCTATGGCTGCCTGAAAGAATGGTGTGATGCCTTTTTGTAatgtagctattttttttttatgcctttcCAAACCCAGCTCTAAAGAGAACCACCAAGTCACAGCTAAAGCCACAGAAGTTTGCCAGATGCATCGTTATCAACTTCCATTGGACTAGGAAAGAAATCTGTGGGAATATGAACAATTTTAGGAATAACAAAACCGAGAATCCACAATTAATgaccatttcaaattaaataatcCACATAGTAATCCCTCAAGATGATTAAAATTGATACTTCCACATGTGTGGTAGCCACAGCCATAACATTCGCTATTGTGTATGTTTAGTTTTATGGGAATTTCAGtggcatgttttatttattttaaatatgctaaaatgcaacatgttgcaaCTGTTTTTATCTTCATCCTATGTTAAGGGTCACGTAAAGCATTTTCTTGGGAAAATGTCATCAATATTGTGTCCCTTCatattctgcatttttatatCCATTTGTCTGAATTAATAGCGCAATATGGTGCATATATTGGAGTGAGTTAAAGTTTGTGCTATGCATATAATTATTGCAAATTAAAGAACCCAAATGAGAATTTCTAGACCTGATCCACTGTACTTATATTTCAATGATGTCCATACAGACATAATCAGTTAAAACAAGATTTCTCTAAAAGAAGAACAAAATCTGTTGGCACTTATAATTTTCAGCCTAATTTAATACAGTTCTACTACTGTCCTCTCATAATCCATGGATAAGTATTTTGCTTCATAGtgacatttttctctttaatggAGAATCAAAGGGATTCCAAAATGTTAGACACtcccaagtgattataatcacttatctgataccctgggctggtgctccttttaacGAGAAACTACCCTGgcctggggtatttctgtagaagccCATTCACCACAACCGTCTTTTTTCTCTTCTCTGGGCCCAGGCAGGCACATGAGTTGTAGAGTGAAAAAGCCGACTTAAGAACGATGAGAATTTGAAAGAAGATAATGACAAagagcttctacagaaataccccaggcCATTGTCGTTTTTAGCAAATaggtgcactggcctggggtatcggGAAAGCAATTGTAATCACTGAGgaagtgcctaacattttggcatcaCAAAACATTTACACA encodes the following:
- the banf1.L gene encoding barrier-to-autointegration factor A; translated protein: MSSTSQKHRDFVAEPMGEKSVQCLAGIGEALGHRLEEKGFDKAYVVLGQFLVLKKDEELFKEWLKDICSANAKQSRDCYGCLKEWCDAFL